One segment of Paenibacillus rhizovicinus DNA contains the following:
- a CDS encoding methyl-accepting chemotaxis protein, producing the protein MKITTWLKATSGVFILLSVLNGGSIYLLHSSVAQERSAVKNQAVFKQLGIDLANASDYLTNEARAYVQFGDIVHYDNYWREVNETKTRDHVLDELTKLGAPKEEMDFIAKAKQNSDILVATEDAAMKAAESKDFTEARQLMFDSNYDSNKKVIMESLQQFQHMMNTRAESEATAAKNNASLLLKVTILLLMITFAILLAMIIMIYVKLKPLKLVNEKIAELAKSGGDLTGRLDYSGNDEIGKISKSLNEMLDALQSIITDVRDTSWSVLDSSSKLVVNTKETASATEEITRRGTVIEQGAITSVQNTLDAFRAIEEMSKGVQRVAESAEVLSEAALNTEQDAQNGVAYIQQVNSQMAQIGHSVSGTVAIVEQLKGRSAHIETIVSTISEISNQTNLLSLNASIESARAGEHGRGFSVVANEIRKLAEHSSSSARQITELLVGIENDSFETERAMQQVTEEVLNGQKRIEEAIVSFESILKSSQQVASHVQEVSAVSEEMAAGSEEIAASVADMASVAEESLKGVRSVNDMTVKQNVLVKEVSAFTELLSKDSQNLEALVMKFKV; encoded by the coding sequence ATGAAGATTACAACTTGGCTTAAGGCAACAAGTGGTGTTTTTATCTTATTGTCGGTTTTGAATGGAGGGAGTATTTATCTACTTCATAGCAGTGTGGCGCAAGAACGATCCGCTGTGAAAAACCAAGCTGTATTCAAGCAATTAGGGATCGATTTAGCCAATGCCTCGGACTATTTAACAAACGAAGCGAGAGCTTATGTGCAGTTTGGAGATATAGTTCATTATGACAATTACTGGAGAGAAGTTAACGAAACCAAAACAAGAGATCACGTCTTGGATGAATTGACTAAATTAGGTGCACCGAAAGAGGAAATGGATTTCATTGCAAAGGCAAAACAAAATTCAGATATCCTCGTCGCAACGGAAGATGCAGCTATGAAAGCCGCGGAGAGCAAGGATTTTACTGAAGCCCGGCAGCTCATGTTCGACAGCAACTATGACTCGAACAAAAAAGTCATTATGGAATCACTACAACAGTTTCAGCACATGATGAATACGAGAGCGGAAAGCGAAGCGACTGCCGCAAAAAATAATGCAAGTTTATTGCTTAAGGTAACGATACTCTTGCTCATGATTACATTTGCCATACTACTTGCAATGATCATTATGATTTACGTGAAATTGAAACCACTTAAGCTTGTCAATGAAAAAATAGCCGAACTTGCGAAGAGCGGCGGCGATCTCACTGGAAGACTGGATTATTCAGGGAATGATGAGATCGGAAAAATTTCCAAATCTTTAAATGAGATGTTGGACGCACTGCAATCTATTATCACAGATGTACGAGATACGTCATGGAGCGTATTAGACTCGTCAAGCAAGTTGGTTGTGAATACAAAAGAAACCGCAAGCGCAACAGAGGAAATTACGAGACGAGGAACAGTTATTGAGCAAGGTGCAATAACCTCTGTACAAAATACGCTTGATGCATTCCGTGCAATTGAAGAAATGTCCAAGGGTGTGCAGCGCGTTGCTGAATCTGCAGAGGTTCTATCCGAAGCGGCATTAAATACAGAGCAAGACGCTCAAAATGGAGTAGCTTACATACAGCAAGTCAATTCTCAGATGGCTCAAATCGGACACTCAGTTAGTGGTACGGTAGCTATCGTAGAACAGCTGAAAGGAAGATCAGCTCATATTGAAACTATTGTTTCCACGATATCTGAAATATCCAATCAAACGAATTTGCTTTCGCTGAATGCATCCATTGAATCGGCAAGAGCCGGCGAACATGGTAGAGGGTTCTCTGTTGTGGCTAATGAAATTCGTAAACTGGCCGAGCATTCCTCATCGTCGGCAAGGCAAATAACGGAACTTCTAGTAGGTATTGAAAATGATTCGTTCGAAACGGAACGAGCGATGCAACAGGTGACGGAAGAGGTGTTGAACGGTCAGAAGAGGATAGAAGAAGCGATCGTATCGTTTGAAAGTATTTTGAAATCAAGCCAGCAAGTGGCTTCGCATGTCCAGGAGGTGTCTGCTGTTAGCGAGGAAATGGCGGCCGGATCAGAAGAAATCGCAGCATCCGTTGCCGATATGGCATCGGTTGCTGAAGAATCGCTTAAAGGAGTGAGAAGCGTTAACGATATGACGGTAAAGCAAAATGTCTTAGTTAAAGAGGTCTCAGCTTTTACCGAACTTCTCAGCAAAGATTCTCAGAACTTGGAAGCTCTTGTTATGAAATTTAAAGTATAG
- a CDS encoding ABC transporter substrate-binding protein — MLGKRRFYFMVVCIMVFSIVLSACGSNSSKSNEGNQPAANAGNQPAGNAAPAEKVKLKVATWAGAGELKEFQDLIDKLNASATDYQIEVQSIPADYYVKLQTMVAAHQAPDFMWLSQEYVPQYASLGAIAPLDDPLASVSSFQADDYYPGPLNVGKVNGKIYGLPWISQPYMLYYNQDMFDNAGVAAPTNDWTWDDFVEAGKKLTKDGQWGALLNNMPTAMYTWSYGGDIFDTAGKIVLDSPESIQGLQMYQTIVKSGIMPQRAQADSMGNGDMFKTGKVAMYIGGAGDDVEKTSKFKVGMVVPPKGTQQVTFSWMAVTAMSSTTKNPAIAAKALNDMTLAIHKWKVVAPTKSGFDLISTSNPDKTYAVDAIRKGSEVARGFNNQPKEGEIDGAIWEKLTQPIESGSDITAAVKATIAKFNDINK; from the coding sequence ATGTTAGGCAAAAGAAGATTTTATTTCATGGTAGTGTGCATCATGGTTTTCTCGATCGTCCTGTCAGCATGCGGTTCCAATTCGTCCAAATCGAATGAAGGGAATCAACCAGCTGCGAATGCGGGCAATCAACCTGCCGGAAACGCAGCGCCAGCCGAGAAAGTGAAATTGAAAGTAGCGACATGGGCAGGTGCGGGCGAACTGAAAGAATTTCAAGATCTGATCGACAAGCTCAATGCAAGCGCAACCGATTATCAGATCGAAGTCCAAAGCATTCCAGCCGACTATTACGTCAAGCTGCAGACCATGGTAGCTGCTCATCAGGCTCCGGACTTCATGTGGCTGTCGCAAGAATATGTTCCGCAATATGCAAGCCTGGGCGCAATTGCTCCGCTTGACGATCCATTGGCTTCCGTAAGTTCGTTCCAGGCCGACGATTACTATCCAGGCCCGCTCAATGTAGGCAAGGTAAACGGCAAAATCTACGGACTGCCTTGGATTTCCCAGCCGTACATGCTTTATTACAACCAAGATATGTTTGACAATGCAGGCGTAGCCGCTCCGACGAACGATTGGACGTGGGACGACTTCGTCGAAGCAGGCAAAAAACTGACGAAAGACGGCCAATGGGGCGCGCTGTTGAACAATATGCCGACAGCGATGTACACCTGGTCCTACGGCGGCGATATCTTCGACACAGCCGGCAAAATCGTACTGGATTCGCCTGAATCCATTCAAGGTCTTCAAATGTATCAAACCATCGTAAAATCCGGCATTATGCCGCAGCGCGCGCAAGCTGACTCCATGGGCAACGGCGATATGTTCAAAACCGGCAAAGTGGCGATGTATATCGGCGGCGCTGGCGACGATGTCGAGAAGACATCGAAGTTCAAAGTGGGCATGGTCGTTCCGCCGAAAGGCACGCAGCAAGTCACATTCAGCTGGATGGCTGTAACGGCGATGTCCAGCACGACCAAAAATCCTGCCATCGCGGCAAAAGCGCTTAACGATATGACGCTTGCGATTCACAAATGGAAGGTTGTCGCACCTACGAAATCCGGTTTCGACTTGATTTCGACAAGCAATCCGGATAAAACCTACGCAGTGGATGCCATCCGCAAAGGTTCCGAGGTTGCTCGCGGCTTCAACAACCAGCCGAAAGAAGGCGAAATCGACGGAGCGATCTGGGAGAAGCTGACGCAGCCGATCGAAAGCGGCTCTGACATTACTGCCGCCGTGAAAGCTACCATTGCAAAATTCAATGATATCAATAAGTAA
- a CDS encoding carbohydrate ABC transporter permease, with amino-acid sequence MSSYVAGSKRKRTKRAIVQYSLLVLLSITTLLPLIWMLSTSLKSGDVIFEIPPKFLPDGFHWENYSRAVSEIEFATLFKNSLTITFFNLLSNVFVSALVAYGFARFQFPGKSIWFLLVLSTIMLPGEVTMIPVFIGFSKIGWTNTFKPLIIPGFLGGAPVFIFLLRQFFMSIPKELDESAVLDGASSFKIFYRIFLPLSIPALVTIGIFSFQGSWNDLLGPLIYLNDTNKFTLPLGLAMFQGVMKVEWGPLMAGSILVLLPVLVIFFLAQKQFVEGVKLSGIKG; translated from the coding sequence ATGTCGTCTTATGTGGCTGGCAGTAAACGAAAAAGAACCAAACGCGCTATCGTCCAATATAGCCTGCTGGTGTTGTTGTCCATTACAACATTACTTCCGCTGATTTGGATGTTGTCGACTTCCTTGAAATCGGGAGACGTCATCTTTGAAATTCCACCGAAGTTTTTGCCGGACGGTTTTCATTGGGAGAACTATTCGCGAGCTGTAAGTGAAATTGAATTTGCAACGCTGTTTAAAAACTCGTTGACGATTACGTTCTTTAATCTCTTATCCAACGTATTTGTCTCGGCGCTCGTTGCCTACGGTTTTGCCCGGTTCCAATTTCCTGGTAAAAGTATATGGTTTCTTCTGGTGCTGTCTACTATCATGCTCCCCGGGGAAGTCACGATGATTCCCGTGTTTATTGGCTTCAGCAAGATCGGTTGGACGAATACCTTCAAACCGCTCATTATTCCGGGCTTTCTGGGAGGAGCTCCCGTATTTATCTTCCTGCTGCGTCAGTTCTTTATGTCGATACCTAAGGAACTGGATGAGTCGGCGGTGCTCGACGGGGCGAGCAGTTTTAAAATCTTTTACCGCATTTTCCTGCCCTTGTCGATACCGGCTTTGGTTACGATCGGCATATTCTCCTTCCAGGGAAGCTGGAACGATTTGCTCGGACCGTTGATTTATTTGAACGATACGAATAAATTCACGCTTCCGTTGGGACTCGCGATGTTTCAGGGGGTTATGAAGGTAGAGTGGGGGCCGCTCATGGCAGGCTCGATTCTGGTTTTGCTACCGGTACTTGTGATTTTCTTCCTGGCGCAGAAGCAATTTGTGGAAGGTGTTAAACTAAGCGGTATTAAAGGCTAG
- a CDS encoding carbohydrate ABC transporter permease → MRFKKYEGYLYISPWILGFILLTVAPLIFAFYIGLTEWDTFNAPKFVGLQNYSDLFRDEDFVNALWITIRFAIISVPLGIATSILIAVLVNSKLKGMAFFRTALYMPAVVSGIAISLLWKWMLDKDFGMINLILSKLGIPEQGWLTDPHMVLYSYLMMVVWGAGGGMLTYLAGLQDIPGHLYEAAEIDGANAFQKFRHITLTMLSPVIFYNLIMGIVGAMRKFGDAYIIGGAGNQGRFYMVYLYENAFKFFKMGYATAMAWVLFVLIMLLTMAAFKSSSAWVYYESEVNTRPKRKRG, encoded by the coding sequence GTGCGTTTCAAAAAATACGAAGGTTATTTATACATTTCCCCTTGGATTCTCGGGTTCATCTTGTTAACTGTAGCACCGCTGATCTTTGCGTTTTATATCGGGCTTACAGAATGGGACACGTTCAATGCGCCAAAGTTTGTCGGCTTGCAGAACTATTCGGATTTATTTCGGGACGAAGATTTCGTCAACGCTTTATGGATTACAATCAGGTTTGCAATTATTTCGGTTCCGCTCGGCATCGCAACTTCCATCTTGATTGCCGTCCTGGTCAATTCCAAACTGAAAGGGATGGCTTTCTTCCGAACCGCGCTTTATATGCCGGCCGTCGTTTCCGGGATTGCGATTTCGCTCCTTTGGAAATGGATGCTGGATAAAGACTTCGGGATGATTAATCTGATTTTGTCGAAGCTGGGCATTCCGGAGCAGGGCTGGCTGACGGATCCTCATATGGTTCTTTACTCGTATCTGATGATGGTCGTCTGGGGAGCGGGCGGCGGCATGCTGACATATCTCGCCGGCTTGCAGGATATTCCGGGTCATCTCTACGAGGCTGCGGAAATCGACGGCGCGAATGCGTTCCAGAAATTCAGACATATTACGCTCACGATGCTGTCCCCGGTTATTTTCTATAATCTGATCATGGGAATCGTCGGTGCGATGCGTAAATTCGGGGACGCTTATATTATTGGCGGCGCGGGCAATCAAGGCCGCTTCTATATGGTTTATCTTTATGAGAACGCGTTCAAATTTTTCAAGATGGGTTATGCGACGGCGATGGCTTGGGTTCTATTCGTACTTATCATGCTTCTGACGATGGCGGCATTTAAATCATCTTCGGCCTGGGTCTATTATGAAAGCGAAGTCAATACAAGACCAAAGCGAAAAAGGGGGTAA
- a CDS encoding LacI family DNA-binding transcriptional regulator — MKQTKVNMQTIADTIHISKNSVSQALTGKDGVSEETRRLVFETAEKLGYVYSETRKKKQQERSRTIALIASEYAFSQRSFFGEIYLAIEKECSERGISLLIQSVNTEARDRLILPSVLDSQTIDGVLILSHISTEYINAILETNIPAILIDHHHPDIHADCILTNNRFAGYEAVRYLIQLGHQKIGYWGNVNISPSYYERFEAYLRAMNDASLPVDPEWVVKDAIEDINDMQKKLSNMKAFPTAWFCVNDGLGFLLISSLNQLGIKVPDDISVCSFDNGQLSQISSPPTTTVTIDLPIYGRKAVEQLLWRIDNPNEPHMEILLPAKLIPRESTRQLTS; from the coding sequence TTGAAGCAAACGAAAGTGAACATGCAGACAATTGCAGACACGATACATATCTCCAAAAACTCCGTCTCGCAGGCATTGACCGGCAAAGACGGCGTGAGCGAGGAAACCAGACGTCTCGTCTTCGAAACGGCAGAGAAGCTCGGCTATGTGTACTCCGAAACCCGGAAGAAGAAACAGCAGGAGCGGAGCCGGACCATCGCCCTGATCGCTTCGGAATACGCTTTCTCTCAGCGTAGTTTCTTCGGTGAAATCTATCTCGCGATCGAGAAGGAGTGCTCCGAACGCGGCATTTCCTTGCTGATACAATCCGTGAATACGGAAGCGAGAGACCGGCTTATTCTCCCTTCTGTTCTTGACAGCCAGACCATAGACGGCGTTCTCATTCTCTCGCACATCAGTACCGAATATATAAATGCCATATTGGAAACGAACATTCCCGCCATTCTAATTGACCATCATCACCCTGATATTCATGCGGACTGCATCCTGACGAATAACCGCTTCGCGGGCTATGAGGCGGTACGTTATTTAATTCAGCTCGGCCACCAAAAAATAGGATATTGGGGTAACGTGAACATTTCCCCAAGTTATTACGAGCGGTTCGAGGCGTACCTCCGGGCCATGAATGACGCCAGCCTCCCTGTTGATCCTGAATGGGTCGTTAAAGACGCAATCGAGGATATCAACGATATGCAAAAGAAGCTTTCGAACATGAAGGCTTTTCCGACTGCCTGGTTTTGCGTCAACGATGGACTTGGCTTTCTACTCATATCCAGTCTTAATCAATTAGGAATCAAGGTTCCTGACGACATATCCGTATGCAGTTTCGATAACGGCCAATTGTCGCAGATTAGTTCGCCGCCGACAACGACGGTCACAATCGATCTTCCCATTTATGGACGGAAGGCGGTTGAACAACTGTTATGGAGAATAGACAACCCGAATGAACCTCATATGGAAATTCTGCTTCCTGCCAAATTGATACCGCGTGAATCAACGAGACAACTGACATCTTAG
- a CDS encoding HupE/UreJ family protein, producing the protein MISAFISFFRLGVEHILTGYDHLLFIFSLLIARQTIKQYAAVITAFTIAHCLTLTLTVLDIINVPSSIVEPAIALSICYVAIENIFKKDVKKRWMITFVFGLIHGMGFADLLKGMNLAKNYLAFNIFSFNLGIEVAQLGILAILLPLLFFIHKWKFSVRVVNVCSAIAFVLGGLWLTERMFF; encoded by the coding sequence ATGATTTCTGCATTCATCTCATTCTTCAGACTAGGCGTAGAACATATTTTGACGGGCTATGATCACCTCTTGTTTATTTTTTCGCTGTTGATTGCAAGGCAAACGATTAAACAATATGCGGCGGTCATTACGGCATTTACCATCGCGCATTGCTTAACGTTGACCTTGACGGTGCTCGATATTATCAACGTTCCGTCCAGTATCGTTGAACCGGCGATTGCGCTTAGCATTTGCTATGTCGCCATTGAAAATATTTTCAAAAAAGACGTGAAGAAACGCTGGATGATTACGTTCGTATTTGGTTTGATCCATGGCATGGGGTTCGCCGATCTATTAAAGGGCATGAACCTGGCAAAGAACTATTTGGCATTTAATATCTTTAGTTTCAATTTAGGAATAGAGGTTGCCCAGCTAGGAATTCTCGCGATATTGTTGCCTCTGCTCTTCTTTATTCACAAATGGAAGTTTTCAGTGAGAGTCGTCAATGTCTGTTCAGCGATCGCTTTTGTATTAGGGGGCTTGTGGTTAACCGAAAGAATGTTTTTTTAA
- a CDS encoding tetratricopeptide repeat protein — MKKNRAPYFFAFMMIVMIFIMITGTCMAQSSSAVDEQEYRTKANELFAAKDYEQAAMVMEELLAKNPDLNDQVVYKQLTHIYDDYLFDFDKALTLYQTYLDHFPKGTFSKDFRDRITYLEERRSEWQALRDFRSAQSEEDNISIQQRLAKVEIILSKNEQAAIAPEMHIYLANKYFEAAEYQAASEHVQDYIAGFGKADIANTDQALALRLYADILVKQRHVSKAIRTLNQAIALASPEDRFNYAVKKSELVRHKNMMVGFIGCLIYYLAVVISLFPAKFWKYFNASHYFDRLAKPIFLLALTSLGPILILKFKQEPEVDPRFFLWLLGLSILSILVIKLLAPLSRITGRMVFVSLSGLHMAAALFMAHYLTVYSGRKILLNTAIEADRDPLSSTFRILLWSSGMASLCIYLIFSFVYSKGKGND; from the coding sequence ATGAAGAAGAATCGTGCACCGTATTTCTTTGCTTTCATGATGATAGTCATGATCTTCATTATGATTACTGGCACTTGCATGGCTCAAAGCAGTTCTGCCGTCGACGAACAGGAATACCGCACTAAAGCGAACGAACTCTTTGCCGCTAAAGATTATGAGCAGGCGGCAATGGTCATGGAAGAACTGTTGGCCAAGAACCCGGACCTGAATGACCAGGTCGTGTACAAGCAGTTAACGCATATCTACGACGACTATCTATTTGATTTTGACAAGGCATTGACCTTGTATCAGACGTATCTCGACCATTTCCCGAAGGGGACCTTCTCCAAGGACTTTCGAGACAGAATAACGTATCTCGAGGAGAGACGTTCCGAATGGCAAGCATTGCGGGATTTTAGAAGCGCTCAGTCGGAAGAAGACAATATTTCGATTCAACAAAGACTGGCGAAAGTCGAAATCATTCTTTCAAAGAATGAGCAGGCAGCGATTGCGCCCGAAATGCATATCTATTTGGCTAACAAATATTTTGAAGCTGCCGAATATCAAGCGGCAAGCGAGCACGTGCAAGATTATATAGCCGGCTTTGGCAAGGCGGACATTGCAAATACGGACCAAGCTTTGGCCCTGCGATTGTACGCTGACATTCTCGTGAAGCAGCGTCATGTTAGTAAGGCTATTCGAACCCTCAATCAGGCCATAGCACTCGCGAGTCCGGAAGACCGCTTTAATTATGCCGTTAAGAAAAGCGAACTTGTACGCCATAAGAACATGATGGTCGGCTTTATCGGTTGTCTTATTTATTATCTGGCTGTAGTCATATCGCTCTTTCCGGCTAAATTTTGGAAATATTTCAATGCGAGCCATTACTTTGACCGGCTTGCCAAGCCTATTTTCCTTCTTGCCCTGACTTCACTTGGCCCTATTCTAATCCTGAAGTTCAAGCAAGAGCCGGAAGTCGATCCGCGGTTTTTCCTGTGGCTGCTGGGCTTATCGATCCTTTCCATCCTGGTAATCAAGCTGCTTGCTCCGCTGTCGCGGATAACCGGCAGAATGGTTTTCGTTTCCTTGAGCGGTTTGCATATGGCTGCCGCTTTGTTCATGGCTCATTATCTCACTGTGTACAGCGGACGGAAGATACTCCTGAACACTGCAATAGAGGCAGATAGGGATCCCCTTTCTTCCACATTCAGGATCTTACTATGGAGCTCGGGTATGGCAAGTTTATGCATCTATCTGATCTTTAGTTTTGTTTATTCAAAAGGAAAAGGAAATGACTAA
- a CDS encoding HupE/UreJ family protein, with translation MLLQGYRKLAALILVIALFLCGMTPVLAHDMYLGGSKWAFGKDRILSTIELDPALFQEIKGIKELGYDLDKLTDDQLREMTTEVIQPYIDEKLSVSINDRSYPEKVVKIEREGTLWKIWLRISDLDFDWQENKVKIAYHLLFDETNNQHANLGYIYYTDADDDSVQAVFDKTQPDLQYIFDANNSVWEFSDKTAAFLSDIATFVGLGIKHILTGYDHVAFLLALIVIGLSAREAIKIITSFTVAHSITLLLAAMHIVNLNAKFVESVIALSICYIAAENLLSKEVNYRWLVTFMFGLVHGFGFASVLQEYVADKSNLVRSVVSFNVGVELGQLSILLITLPLLYLIKKKFSLRRVTVVTSAAIFIVGFIWFVDRLFDLQLVPF, from the coding sequence ATGCTTTTACAAGGGTACAGAAAACTAGCGGCTTTGATCCTGGTCATCGCTTTATTTCTTTGCGGAATGACCCCCGTGCTTGCTCACGACATGTATCTGGGAGGCTCCAAATGGGCCTTTGGCAAGGATCGTATTCTGTCCACGATAGAGCTCGACCCCGCTTTGTTTCAGGAGATTAAAGGAATCAAGGAACTTGGGTATGACCTGGATAAGCTCACGGATGACCAGCTCCGCGAAATGACGACCGAAGTCATCCAACCGTATATCGACGAGAAGCTATCGGTTTCCATCAACGACCGCTCCTATCCGGAAAAGGTGGTTAAGATCGAGCGGGAAGGGACACTGTGGAAAATATGGCTGAGAATAAGCGATCTGGACTTTGATTGGCAAGAGAACAAAGTGAAAATCGCGTATCATCTTTTATTTGACGAAACCAACAATCAACATGCGAATCTTGGCTATATTTATTATACCGATGCCGATGACGATTCGGTGCAGGCGGTCTTCGATAAGACCCAGCCGGATTTGCAATATATATTCGACGCCAACAATAGCGTATGGGAATTCTCCGATAAGACCGCGGCATTCTTGTCCGATATCGCCACTTTCGTAGGCCTCGGCATCAAGCATATCTTAACCGGGTATGATCACGTCGCGTTCTTGCTCGCTTTAATCGTGATCGGTTTATCCGCAAGGGAAGCCATAAAAATTATCACGTCGTTTACCGTGGCGCACAGCATAACTTTATTGCTGGCGGCCATGCATATTGTCAATCTGAACGCGAAGTTCGTCGAAAGCGTCATTGCCCTTTCCATCTGTTATATCGCGGCGGAAAACCTATTGTCCAAAGAGGTCAATTATCGATGGCTGGTTACCTTTATGTTCGGCTTGGTTCATGGATTCGGTTTTGCCAGCGTCCTTCAGGAATATGTCGCGGACAAGTCGAATCTTGTTCGCTCGGTGGTTTCGTTCAATGTCGGCGTAGAACTCGGACAACTGTCGATTTTATTAATCACGCTGCCCCTTCTTTACTTGATAAAGAAAAAGTTTTCTCTCAGAAGAGTAACCGTCGTAACATCCGCAGCCATTTTTATTGTCGGTTTCATTTGGTTCGTCGATCGGCTATTCGATTTGCAACTCGTACCATTCTAA